A window of Silurus meridionalis isolate SWU-2019-XX chromosome 28, ASM1480568v1, whole genome shotgun sequence contains these coding sequences:
- the LOC124381223 gene encoding uncharacterized protein LOC124381223 — MRLSVLFPLSELFRSVGGSSGQELIHAVGESVTFGTSVPVFGTLIYKGGTVAQVFNKQSDTNSSEKFVNRLQWLSLTGLFTLSDLRTDDSGLYTVESTKDQKSKQEYQLEVYERVSAPQVMKTPSSSSEFCSVLCSVRNSRGLNLSLYEDDVLLNHTSSSSSSNITLNLLLEIKSNNLTSKTFSCVSSNPASHERIRINLTHYCSLNTVDPQTPVHVPVIRSVLLFVLVILKIVYLYLRRKKQVNGRQRNIPQPALEKACLPCLTAPDNRIDKRGTKECYHIIILIPDVP; from the exons ATGAGACTCTCGGTTCTGTTTCCTCTTTCAGAGCTCTTCAGATCTGTTGGTGGATCTTCAGGTCAGGAGTTGATCCATGCTGTAGGAGAATCTGTTACATTCGGTACCAGTGTACCAGTATTTGGGACATTAATATATaaaggtggcacagttgcacaGGTGTTTAATAAACAGAGTGACACAAATTCTAGTGAGAAGTTTGTGAATCGTCTTCAGTGGCTCAGTCTGACTGGGCTCTTCACTCTCTCAGACCTGAGAACAGATGATTCAGGACTTTACACAGTGGAGAGCACTAAAGACCAAAAGAGTAAACAGGAATATCAGTTGGAGGTGTACG AGAGAGTTTCAGCTCCTCAGGTGATGAAGACCCCCTCCTCTTCTTCAGAGTTCTGTTCAGTGCTGTGTTCTGTGAGGAACAGCAGAGGACTGAATCTATCTTTGTATGAAGATGATGTTTTATTAAACcacaccagcagcagcagcagcagcaacatcaCACTGAATCTTCTTCTAGAAATAAAGAGCAATAATCTCACATCAAAGACCTTCAGCTGTGTGTCCTCCAATCCAGCCAGTCATGAGAGAATCAGAATCAACCTCACACACTACTGCTCTCTGAACACAG TTGATCCTCAGACCCCTGTGCACGTCCCTGTAATACGTTCCGTGCTTTTATTCGTGCTGGTGATCCTGAAGATCGTGTATCTGTATCTTCGTAGAAAAAAACAGGTGAACGGAAGACAG aGAAATATACCACAACCAGCTTTAGAGAAAGCATGTCTGCCATGTCTGACTGCCCCTGATAACAGAATTGACAAAAGAGGAACTAAAGAATGTtatcatataattattttaatcccTGATgttccataa
- the LOC124381630 gene encoding signaling lymphocytic activation molecule-like isoform X3 — MEYNNGVNISAGNRILRTFLSLMCCLLSAAGDEMVTLQEVEGTTITLHTGITGIQTDAHIVWFNGPEKAEKKILNSQMFKGETVTEISERFKERLQLDRTSGALTIRNISRNHSGVYLLQVITEDLSSRTFRVSVYAPVSTPVINLRGNRSLFSTESCSLLCSVENGEDVKLSWYRENERISITNNTDLSVPLNLPLQIQHHEKNTYICVSANPVSNKTTSLSITQLCVHNSGQSEVPEKAEGLTYADITVTAHSTERVQEEKNSRKAQDETEEEPVLYSEVRRSK, encoded by the exons ATGGAGTATAACAATGGTGTGAATATTTCAGCAGGAAACAGGATTCTCCgtacttttctctctctgatgTGCT GTTTACTgagtgcagctggagatgagaTGGTCACACTGCAGGAAGTGGAAGGAACCACTATAACTCTCCATACTGGGATTACTGGAATTCAGACTGATGCTCATATAGTTTGGTTTAATGGACCTGAGAAAGCAGAGAAAAAGATATTGAACAGTCAGATGTTTAAAGGAGAAACTGTTACAGAAATCAGTGAGAGATTTAAAGAGAGACTGCAGCTGGACAGAACCAGTGGAGCTTTAACCATCAGGAACATCAGCAGGAACcattctggagtttatttattacaagtcATCACTGAAGATCTCTCATCTAGGACTTTTAGAGTCAGTGTTTATG CTCCAGTATCAACTCCAGTAATAAATCTAAGAGGAAATAGAAGTCTGTTCTCCACAGAGTCGTGTTCCCTCTTGTGTTCTGTGGAGAATGGAGAAGATGTGAAATTATCCTGgtacagagagaatgagagaatctCCATCACCAATAACACAGATCTCAGTGTTCCCCTCAATCTCCCACTTCAAATACAACACCATGAGAAGAACACGTATATCTGTGTGTCTGCAAACCCTGTCAGCAATAAAACTACTTCTCTCAGCATCACACAGCTCTGTGTTCACAACTCAG GACAATCTGAAG TTCCTGAAAAAGCTGAAGGTCTGACCTACGCTGATATAACAGTTACAGCTCACAGCACAGAGAGAGTTCAAGAG gaaaaaaactcAAGAAAAGCACAAGATGAAACGGAGGAGGAGCCAGTGCTGTATTCAGAAGTGAGGAGATCAAAGTAA
- the LOC124381630 gene encoding signaling lymphocytic activation molecule-like isoform X2 — MEYNNGVNISAGNRILRTFLSLMCCLLSAAGDEMVTLQEVEGTTITLHTGITGIQTDAHIVWFNGPEKAEKKILNSQMFKGETVTEISERFKERLQLDRTSGALTIRNISRNHSGVYLLQVITEDLSSRTFRVSVYAPVSTPVINLRGNRSLFSTESCSLLCSVENGEDVKLSWYRENERISITNNTDLSVPLNLPLQIQHHEKNTYICVSANPVSNKTTSLSITQLCVHNSGQSEGSRSQVPVLISAGVFVLLIISVSVVIWLKKKKQQVPEKAEGLTYADITVTAHSTERVQEVKIYMKLLKMILM, encoded by the exons ATGGAGTATAACAATGGTGTGAATATTTCAGCAGGAAACAGGATTCTCCgtacttttctctctctgatgTGCT GTTTACTgagtgcagctggagatgagaTGGTCACACTGCAGGAAGTGGAAGGAACCACTATAACTCTCCATACTGGGATTACTGGAATTCAGACTGATGCTCATATAGTTTGGTTTAATGGACCTGAGAAAGCAGAGAAAAAGATATTGAACAGTCAGATGTTTAAAGGAGAAACTGTTACAGAAATCAGTGAGAGATTTAAAGAGAGACTGCAGCTGGACAGAACCAGTGGAGCTTTAACCATCAGGAACATCAGCAGGAACcattctggagtttatttattacaagtcATCACTGAAGATCTCTCATCTAGGACTTTTAGAGTCAGTGTTTATG CTCCAGTATCAACTCCAGTAATAAATCTAAGAGGAAATAGAAGTCTGTTCTCCACAGAGTCGTGTTCCCTCTTGTGTTCTGTGGAGAATGGAGAAGATGTGAAATTATCCTGgtacagagagaatgagagaatctCCATCACCAATAACACAGATCTCAGTGTTCCCCTCAATCTCCCACTTCAAATACAACACCATGAGAAGAACACGTATATCTGTGTGTCTGCAAACCCTGTCAGCAATAAAACTACTTCTCTCAGCATCACACAGCTCTGTGTTCACAACTCAG GACAATCTGAAGGTTCTCGTTCTCAGGTCCCTGTCCTGATATCTGCTGGAGTGTTTGTGTTATTAATAATATCTGTATCTGTGGTGATTtggctgaaaaagaaaaagcaacaaG TTCCTGAAAAAGCTGAAGGTCTGACCTACGCTGATATAACAGTTACAGCTCACAGCACAGAGAGAGTTCAAGAGGTAAAGATCTACATGAAACTCCTGAAAATGATCCTGATGTGA
- the LOC124381635 gene encoding uncharacterized protein LOC124381635: MRRCFHRLLFLFISEIFRSVGGSSGQDLIHAVGESVTFSSSVPVSGIIMYKGDTVGQVFNNVSDTNLREKFVNRLQWLSLTGLFTLSDLRTDDSGLYTVESVKDPKRKQEYQLEVYERVSAPQVIKTTSSSSEFCSVLCSVRNSRGLTLSLYEDDVLLNHTSSSNITLNLLLEIKKSDNLRSKTFSCVSSNPVSNERTRINLTHYCSLNTDVLPDVEAPVMSTVLMPLVCAVMSVMTVVVIAVSLRNSRKYESRCFTEDRKIHKILSVTTTVAYEPTMFSSDLSDDLLIFSDI; this comes from the exons ATGAGGAGATGTTTTCATCGTCTGCTTTTCCTTTTCATATCAG AGATCTTCAGATCTGTAGGTGGATCTTCAGGTCAGGATTTGATCCATGCTGTAGGAGAATCTGTGACATTCAGTTCCAGTGTACCAGTTTCTGGGATTATAATGTATAAAGGTGACACAGTTGGACAGGTGTTCAATAACGTGAGTGACACAAATCTTAGGGAGAAGTTTGTGAATCGTCTCCAGTGGCTCAGTCTGACTGGGCTCTTCACTCTCTCAGACCTGAGAACAGATGATTCAGGACTTTACACAGTGGAGAGCGTTAAAGACCCGAAGAGAAAACAGGAATATCAGTTGGAGGTGTACG AGAGAGTTTCAGCTCCTCAGGTGATAAAGACCACCTCCTCTTCTTCAGAGTTCTGTTCAGTGCTGTGTTCTGTGAGGAACAGCAGAGGACTGACGCTGTCTTTGTATGAAGATGATGTTTTATTAAACCacaccagcagcagcaacatCACACTGAATCTTCTTCTAGAAATAAAGAAGAGCGATAATCTCAGATCAAAGACCTTCAGCTGTGTGTCCTCCAATCCAGTCAGTAATGAAAGAACCAGAATCAACCTTACACACTACTGCTCTCTGAACACAG ATGTTCTTCCAGATGTGGAGGCTCCGGTGATGAGCACAGTGTTAATGCCACTGGTGTGTGCTGTGATGTCAGTGATGACTGTTGTGGTGATCGCTGTGAGTCTGAGAAACAGCAGGAAATATGAATCCAGATGTTTTACAGAAGACAG GAAAATACACAAGATTCTGTCTGTGACCACAACAGTGGCGTATGAGCCAACGATGTTCTCAAGTGATCTCTCGGATGATTTGCTTATCTTCTCTGACATTTAG
- the LOC124381630 gene encoding signaling lymphocytic activation molecule-like isoform X1 has translation MEYNNGVNISAGNRILRTFLSLMCCLLSAAGDEMVTLQEVEGTTITLHTGITGIQTDAHIVWFNGPEKAEKKILNSQMFKGETVTEISERFKERLQLDRTSGALTIRNISRNHSGVYLLQVITEDLSSRTFRVSVYAPVSTPVINLRGNRSLFSTESCSLLCSVENGEDVKLSWYRENERISITNNTDLSVPLNLPLQIQHHEKNTYICVSANPVSNKTTSLSITQLCVHNSGQSEGSRSQVPVLISAGVFVLLIISVSVVIWLKKKKQQVPEKAEGLTYADITVTAHSTERVQEEKNSRKAQDETEEEPVLYSEVRRSK, from the exons ATGGAGTATAACAATGGTGTGAATATTTCAGCAGGAAACAGGATTCTCCgtacttttctctctctgatgTGCT GTTTACTgagtgcagctggagatgagaTGGTCACACTGCAGGAAGTGGAAGGAACCACTATAACTCTCCATACTGGGATTACTGGAATTCAGACTGATGCTCATATAGTTTGGTTTAATGGACCTGAGAAAGCAGAGAAAAAGATATTGAACAGTCAGATGTTTAAAGGAGAAACTGTTACAGAAATCAGTGAGAGATTTAAAGAGAGACTGCAGCTGGACAGAACCAGTGGAGCTTTAACCATCAGGAACATCAGCAGGAACcattctggagtttatttattacaagtcATCACTGAAGATCTCTCATCTAGGACTTTTAGAGTCAGTGTTTATG CTCCAGTATCAACTCCAGTAATAAATCTAAGAGGAAATAGAAGTCTGTTCTCCACAGAGTCGTGTTCCCTCTTGTGTTCTGTGGAGAATGGAGAAGATGTGAAATTATCCTGgtacagagagaatgagagaatctCCATCACCAATAACACAGATCTCAGTGTTCCCCTCAATCTCCCACTTCAAATACAACACCATGAGAAGAACACGTATATCTGTGTGTCTGCAAACCCTGTCAGCAATAAAACTACTTCTCTCAGCATCACACAGCTCTGTGTTCACAACTCAG GACAATCTGAAGGTTCTCGTTCTCAGGTCCCTGTCCTGATATCTGCTGGAGTGTTTGTGTTATTAATAATATCTGTATCTGTGGTGATTtggctgaaaaagaaaaagcaacaaG TTCCTGAAAAAGCTGAAGGTCTGACCTACGCTGATATAACAGTTACAGCTCACAGCACAGAGAGAGTTCAAGAG gaaaaaaactcAAGAAAAGCACAAGATGAAACGGAGGAGGAGCCAGTGCTGTATTCAGAAGTGAGGAGATCAAAGTAA